The Argentina anserina chromosome 5, drPotAnse1.1, whole genome shotgun sequence genome includes the window aagatACAAAGAAGAATAAAGAATAACAAACACAATTATCCCTTGACCAACTAAGAAACAGTTAATGAAAACGAAAATTAAGAAATCCTAATCGATCTCTATTACAGTGACTCATATAagaatattttatttgtttttaagaaaaatataaatagaaaatgacaatattaccccttatgtgcatgacatgtgacgcaaaaaattggatagaaacagttaaatttaacggatgagatgcaaatcggcaaattttaccaaatttaagaggtaaattgactcaaatgcaaattcatggtgcaaattaacaatttcagccaaatttagagTGTATTTTGCCAATTTTGCCGGAAATGAATAAGGGAGTCTTACAAGACTTTAAACATCGTAAAATTTTTCTTTCAGGGATCCTGAAATGAGCATAAATAACTGAATTGGTAGTCCAGTAATTGGAAACCTGCTTTGGTACTGCTCTTGAAATCAGATGAATACCACCTTGGGAATTTTCTGACTTTGTCACCATGGCATCTATTATAAAAAGGGAAGGGTGAACATCATTACAGGACGAGAGAACTATAGCTTCACCAGCATGCCCATCTCATGTCTATTAACAAGTTCAGATAAACTGATGCACGTCTTCATGACAAAATCAAGTACCTCAGTGAGATCAAGTGTTGCTGGcatatagacattacaaagACAGATGAGGGGAAAAAGGAAAGCATGAGCCGAACTGGCAATTCACTCTTATTCCTGGAAAGCAAGATCCACAGAGCAACAGACGAAAGCTCTTCACACGTTTGGTGGTGGCCAAAGTTTACCAAATAATTCCTCAACACGATTTGCTTGATTAGCGTAACCATCCAGTCCACTGGCCAGAAGCTCCACGGCTGCAGGTCCCATGGCTGATGCAAATGTTAATTGGTCCCACTTTACAAGCTGAAAACAAGAAGATtggtgtttaaaaaaaaaaagattagcCATTCAGTTGGGTAAACTAATCAGTCGAGATAATTTCAACAAAGAGGCCTATCAATGAACCAAAGATTCAGGCCTAAAAGCAACCATAATCATTTCAGAACCCCAAGAATTGATTCAGGAATGCAAGATTAATACGAGCAATAAGTGCTTGTTGTAAAATTAATGTTTGTAAGGTTGAAATGCTTTTATTAGCCACATAAAGGCTATAGACTTAGTAGACTACTGGTCAAGACAAGCAAAAGTATGCCACATGTGTTAATGGTATCCCCAAGGGCAATAATGCAATATATTAGTGAAGAGCTCAATGAGGTCACGTATCTGTCCTATGTGCGCTGCATGTATGTAGAATTTTTAAACTTATGCAATCTGAACTCTTTCTTACCTAAGAGGAGAAAGCAAGCAGTACTGCATACATATTGGCATATTGCCATCAGAATGACAAGAATGGTGGTGCTAGTCAAAGGAGGTATTGAGTGGTCTCATACTATCATTGAAACCAAGGCAGAGAATATGAGACATCTGTCGAAGTGGTTGCAGGCTAGGTGATCAAAGTGGTTACATTAGAGACAGTAAAGAGgggttttgaaaaaaaaaaaaattgggatCAGAGGTCATGCTAAGGAGTTGATAAGGCAGATGGTGGAAGAAGTGGTGGCCTCGTGGTGGAATGGATATTGTGTTTACCCTTTTGCTTTATAAAAGATGCGGTGATATGGCATTTTAATGGTGTTTCTAGCCGATTTAGGGAGTCAATGATTTCTCATTTTCCTAGTAATAATAGTAATGGATGACCACATATAATGCCTGAACTgataatattttctttttgtctgCTTCTTAACTTCAAGATACTATAATGGGTAACTAAGCATGCTCATCATAAGTTTGGCAAGTCCTGTAAAGAAAATAGTAAACACTAATGCTGAAAAATTAGCATGACTAACATACTTGGTCATTCTTCTCAACAAAATAGAGACATTAACCATTATATCTCATTTAGTTCATGAAGATTtgtttttgcttcttttttaAGAGATCAAGATTGAAGTACCAATAGAAGTACGTGTAGAAAATAAACAGGGGAATATGTAGATCTGAGTCATCATATTGCCTCCCATGGGTTATAGTAATCTTCAAATTGTATATGTGATTGTTTGAGGTTCAATTTATATGTTATTCACCACTTGTAACATTTAGGTTATAACGAGAACCTCCTGATCAAagacaaaacacaaaaatcaagAATAGGGAAGGCTACCTCTTTGTCATTGAAATTGTACTTGGCAGCAGATTGTGGAGATAGCCTCCTGACAAAAGAGTACTTCTCTTCAGGAGTAGTGGCTGTTTCTTTGAGTGATTGCAATACCTTCAGTGGTGCAATAATGTAGTCGACACTAAACGAGTACCGGAGAACATGACAGAAAGATCACTCATTAAGTTGTATGAATTTCCTGCAACATAAGATCAAGAAGTGAGTGTTGTAAATTTACCCAAGGAGACTGAATAAGTCCTGCTTATTGCGGACTGCTGCTGCCATCAACTTTGACTTGTGTCCATATTTGTGAATGTAGTTATATGTCTTTGTCACCTGCAACATAAGAAAATATCTCAAATGGGAGTTTTGTAGTCATTATCATTGTAAAACAGAAGACTCCTTATTTTAGTTTCTTCAACCATGATCTCCCCATCAAAGCCATGTCACTTGAATAATCCTGTACATAACCAGAATTGAACACATCCAAGAGGGACTTCAATACGTGGTGGGGTTATTTGCAATAAATGCTTAAAGTTTGATGATAATGGTGTTGAGGTTTTGGTAGATGACACTATAACtggaaaaacaaaaggaaCAAACTACAGTGTACAAACCAGTTTTATATTTGATAACTAATCATAACTGAGAAGCATAATGATTTCACAACTTAAAACACCAAATTTTTTCCGTTAGGACTACGAAAAACAGCAAGGTGTAATTACAAAACCATAGATGGGACCTCTACAACTTACCAGGGCCAGTGCAGGATCCTCTCCTCTTTTCAGAGCAGCCTCTATCTCAGGGTCACCAGAATGGTTTCGAGACCAGTCCTAAAATGATAAATATGCCTTTAACAATCAAGATACGTCAAACTGTCAAAGTAAGAAAATTTATACAAAATTGACAAACAAATTTACCCTAAGACGGCCAACAAAAATCTGAATAACAGAAGCGCCGGCTTGTGCAGCAGCTGCAGCTTGAGCAAAGCTGAAGAAAAATGATCAACCACATCACCATGCGGTCCAAACACAACCAGAGAATAaaaatggagagagagagagagtaaaaACTGTAaaatatcttcttctttttttgtaaaaGTTTGTTCCTGATTAATGAAGCACATAATATTTCAATCATGAATCAGTAATAAAGCCACTAAATTTGCTTCTTATGTCTCAGAATTATTCACTAAGAATTGATTATGAAACTGATTGTCATGCCTCAAGCAGTTGGTTAAAAGAACCTTTACCTGTACACAAATGTCAAATGCGTCTGTATTCCTTCAGATTCTAGTAATCTAGAAGCCTCTATTCCCTGATTACAAGATCAAGAGCTACAGGTGATGTGGACAAAAAGATAAATACATTCATGCTCCGTATAGTGTCAAGGCCAACTCAAAAGTTCACTACAGATATAATTTTATCTGGTACTTACTTGCCAAGTTGAAGGAATTTTGAACAGCAAACGCTCAGGAGGAACATCAACTCTATCGTAAAGCTTCAGCAGATTGTGCACCTGCATATTTAATAAAAACCAATTGTCTCAGAGAGCAATTCAGACAACTGAAGAAACTCCAGTAGCATAAAGTGAGAGGGATACCACAGGAAGACTAGCAAAATTTTCGGAAAAAGCAACAAAGTAAGCAACATATGAGTGATATTTCCATATTATTCTTTCCCCACATATCTTCTGCAtccaatttttaaattttttttaaccaaagaaaaatgaaagagtGGCAGAGGAAAAGAGTGTCCTGCGAAGACAAAGCCACCTAAGTTACAAACTTTTTAGTCCATAGATATCATGGGGGATATGAAAATCCAATGCAGAATTATTGCATCAATTATGACAGGCCTCAgtgaaataattaaaaaaaaaagggcgttatcaaaaaataaaaataataaaagggaGAAACTGGTCAACTTATCATTTTGCAAAAGTATCTGAATGCACATTCACAATATGAGCTTGAGCATCGGTAATTACATATTAGATTTCCAATGTTTTATCATCATTTATAAAAAGCAAAGATTAAAATTGATTTACAAAGAATAGCCAGTACCTTCCTAATAATCCCATGAGTGTCATAAGCAAGACGTGCATCCACCTCAGTGGACACTCGGCCAGGAACTAGTTTTGCCAAGTCAGCGCCAACATTGACTAAAGCCTACACAACCAGCACATAATCATGAACAACATGATCAAGCTAACAGCAAATACACGTTACAAATGATTATATTACAAGACAACCAACCTTGTTGAAGAAACACGACAACCTCAATTCGGAGTTCTCGTGCTTATTACACTCCGAATCCGCCAGCGCCATATCCACGGCATTCTACACCCAAAAAAGTACCATGAATGACTACCTATTATAAAGTAAACACAGTTTTCACCAGCCAAATTTCATTTCCCGAAGATAATATGCTTACTCTAAATATGGTATCAGGAAGACTGCATATACCCAAGAGTAGAGCAGAGCTCACAGTGGCAGCAGTTGGAGGAAACCTATTTTACAAAACAATCAGTAAACTAATCCTCCATTCAATTGCGAAAAATGCATAATTTAATGTTCATTTTCAGCTTAATCAAACAGTACAACAAAAAGAACGGACATTCATAAACAGATTAACCGAAAACAGACAAGTGAACATCCAGTCACTCTCATCAACTCACTAGCAGATACATTATCATcaccatttcaaaaaaaaaaaagacttcaGTTGCATaacaaaatcataaaaaaaaaatttaaactttATTAAAATTTACCTCTCGAAATCATCGAAAATAACGGTGTCAGGAACGATCTCACTGAAGCTAGATACGGCGTCCAATTCAGTAGCCGATCCTGAACATCAAAATGATCAAATTAAGTCAGCAACCATTAAAATGTTtaatcaatttcaaaaaaaaaaactgaggaGTGAGTGAGGAGTGACCAGTGTCGACGGCGGAAGCGCGGATGAGAGGAAGTGATCGGCGGGAGGTGAAGAGCAGATTGGAAGGTGCGGATCCAATACAGAAGCTCAGCTTTCTTCCCTGCACACGCACTCACATtaatataatgaaattaaatctctaaggctttcagaGTTGGGAGGTTGAATTAGGTGAGTTTGagagagtgggagtgtgtgtttACCTGGAAGGAGGAGATGGCTGAGAAAGGCGGAGCTTGCAAGGACACTGACATGTTTTTCTCTctcaaaaccagaaaatcaGTTGGAGTTGAAGTTATGGGTGATGTGCGTCTTTtatatttgagtatttttcaccaacagtccctcaactctggtgtacctaccaatgtgatacctcaactcttaatcgtaccaatgtgatacccaaactctagtattgctatcattgaagtacttccgtcagttttttttcaacttctccgtcatcttggtgacgtggcaagtacgtgaggcccacaaagagggttaaaagacaaaattaaccccatctgaaagaaacaatgtttttccggccctttaccttgagaaagacacccaacaattccaattttggcgccaattttccctccatactccttaatttgtgtctcttatctaaactaaagaactaccgccaaccagtcgaccacaatctgataaaatctagattaatctcattttctatttttaccctagcacttgttaaactaacagaataaatatagaaatttatatggaacatctcatttccacaatctcataagaatatagaaacacataacttaacgaaattcaactacatgtgttaagtaccattagttgccaccttttatgttgatctgccatgatttttgcttgtaagaactaatggtacttaaacatgtagttgaatttcgttaagttatgtgtttctatattcttatgagattgtggaaatgagatgttccatataaaattctatatttattctgttagtttaacaagtgctagggtaaaaatagaaaatgagattgatctaggttttattagattgtggtcgactgattggcggtagttctttagtttagataagagacacaaattaaggagctGGGagagaaaattggcgccaaaattggaattgttgggtgtctttctcaaggtaaagggcgggaaaaacattactcctctcagatggggttaattttatcttttaaccctctttgtgggcctcacgtacttgccacgtcaccaagatgacggataattttgaaaaaaactgacgaaagtacttcaatgatagcaatactagagtctgggtatcacattggtacgattaagaggtgaggtatcacattggtaggtacaccagagttaagggactgttggtgaaaaaaactctttataTTTATACTTAATCATTATGGTGtgctcttttttatttttttggtatgaaaaatGAGGGAAATTTTATATACATCCCACTAAATTCTTAATACACTCCATTAACCTTACTTTTATA containing:
- the LOC126794057 gene encoding uncharacterized protein LOC126794057 yields the protein MSVSLQAPPFSAISSFQGRKLSFCIGSAPSNLLFTSRRSLPLIRASAVDTGSATELDAVSSFSEIVPDTVIFDDFERFPPTAATVSSALLLGICSLPDTIFRNAVDMALADSECNKHENSELRLSCFFNKALVNVGADLAKLVPGRVSTEVDARLAYDTHGIIRKVHNLLKLYDRVDVPPERLLFKIPSTWQGIEASRLLESEGIQTHLTFVYSFAQAAAAAQAGASVIQIFVGRLRDWSRNHSGDPEIEAALKRGEDPALALVTKTYNYIHKYGHKSKLMAAAVRNKQDLFSLLGVDYIIAPLKVLQSLKETATTPEEKYSFVRRLSPQSAAKYNFNDKELVKWDQLTFASAMGPAAVELLASGLDGYANQANRVEELFGKLWPPPNV